From Pigmentibacter ruber, a single genomic window includes:
- a CDS encoding NAD(P)-binding domain-containing protein has product MKIRVAIIGAGPSGCAQLRSFAALEQKGLPIPEIVCFEKQKNWGGLWNYTWETGVDRDGEPVHGSMYRYLWSNGPKECLEFADYTFEEHFGRQIPSYPPREVLFDYIQGRVEKSGVKKWIKFQCPVKNVEFNNETKKFILRYRNLKRDIEQIEVFDYVIVASGHYSFPNYPIFSGMNKFNGRILHAHDFRDALEFKDKDILIVGSSYSAEDIGSQCYKYGAKSITSCYRTKPMGFNFPNNWEEKPMLDKVELNIAYFKDGTSKKIDAIILCTGYKHHFPFLAENLQLKTKNRLWPNHLYKGIFWFENPKLIYLGMQDQYYTFNMFDAQAWLARDFILGKFSLPSLQEQLLENNKWLTKEENLKNHFDEIVFQGDYVKELISLTDYPKLDTDKVNANFFLWKKHKKENIMTFRDQIYCSVITGNYSFYHHTPWIDTLDDSMESFLSSSQNPLK; this is encoded by the coding sequence ATGAAAATTCGAGTTGCTATTATAGGCGCTGGTCCGTCAGGCTGCGCTCAACTGCGTTCTTTTGCAGCACTTGAACAAAAAGGGCTTCCTATCCCTGAAATTGTTTGTTTTGAAAAACAAAAAAATTGGGGAGGGCTGTGGAATTATACTTGGGAAACTGGGGTTGATAGAGATGGAGAACCAGTTCACGGTAGTATGTATCGTTATTTATGGTCAAATGGACCCAAAGAATGCCTTGAGTTTGCTGATTACACTTTTGAAGAACACTTTGGAAGACAAATTCCTTCTTATCCACCTAGAGAGGTTCTGTTTGATTATATTCAAGGAAGAGTAGAAAAGTCAGGCGTTAAAAAATGGATAAAATTTCAGTGTCCTGTAAAAAATGTAGAATTTAATAACGAAACAAAAAAATTTATTTTAAGGTATCGAAATTTAAAAAGAGATATAGAGCAAATTGAGGTATTTGATTATGTAATTGTAGCTTCTGGACATTATTCTTTTCCAAATTATCCAATTTTTTCTGGTATGAATAAGTTTAATGGAAGAATATTGCATGCGCATGATTTTCGTGATGCCTTAGAATTTAAAGATAAAGATATTTTGATAGTAGGTAGCAGCTATTCAGCTGAAGATATAGGCTCACAGTGTTATAAATATGGAGCCAAAAGTATTACTTCATGCTATAGAACCAAACCTATGGGCTTTAACTTTCCAAACAATTGGGAAGAAAAACCTATGCTCGATAAAGTAGAATTAAATATTGCATATTTTAAAGATGGGACATCAAAAAAAATAGATGCAATTATTTTATGTACAGGCTATAAGCACCATTTTCCATTTCTAGCAGAAAATTTACAGTTAAAAACCAAAAATAGATTATGGCCAAATCATTTATATAAAGGAATATTTTGGTTTGAAAATCCTAAATTAATATATTTAGGAATGCAAGACCAATATTACACATTCAATATGTTTGATGCTCAAGCATGGCTAGCGCGAGATTTTATTCTTGGAAAGTTTTCGTTACCTTCTTTGCAAGAGCAACTTCTTGAAAATAACAAGTGGTTAACAAAAGAAGAAAATTTAAAAAATCATTTTGATGAGATAGTCTTTCAAGGGGATTATGTTAAAGAGCTTATTTCATTAACAGATTATCCTAAACTGGATACAGATAAAGTGAATGCTAATTTTTTTCTTTGGAAAAAGCATAAAAAAGAAAATATTATGACATTTCGGGATCAAATTTATTGTTCAGTAATAACAGGTAATTATTCTTTCTACCACCATACCCCTTGGATAGACACATTGGATGATTCAATGGAATCATTTTTATCTTCATCCCAAAACCCCTTAAAATAG
- a CDS encoding phosphatidate cytidylyltransferase has protein sequence MLKTRLITAAIFSGIIIYILSFSPLHLFYPLFVLITFVAIFLSGTEFAALRWNIMDGSSITLEQKRPKLKPKHFAIGFSYAFLILTFSISSIIFKNNPEKILILPISWTFLCFFVSAALIYRRATDIHTASNKLLNVIAGFIYLALPAACLTKLSLIDFDGPYRSAQLYFCLATILMGDTGAYFIGTRFGKHKLIPKVSPKKSVEGSIGGLVFSGLTAFLLNYFFQLPFPAWYAILMGICMGIAGQIGDLLESAFKRAGGFKDSGNLLPGHGGFLDRIDSLILGIPVAFLFFSLYH, from the coding sequence ATGCTTAAAACTCGTTTAATAACCGCAGCAATTTTTTCAGGAATAATAATATATATTTTAAGTTTTTCGCCTCTTCATCTTTTTTATCCACTTTTTGTATTGATCACTTTTGTTGCTATTTTTCTCTCAGGCACTGAATTTGCCGCACTGAGATGGAATATCATGGATGGCTCTTCCATTACGTTAGAACAAAAACGACCAAAACTCAAGCCAAAGCATTTTGCTATTGGATTTTCATATGCTTTTTTAATTCTAACATTTTCAATTTCAAGCATTATTTTTAAAAATAATCCAGAAAAAATCCTTATATTACCTATAAGTTGGACTTTTCTTTGTTTCTTTGTTTCTGCAGCCCTGATTTACAGAAGAGCGACTGATATTCATACAGCTTCTAACAAGCTTCTAAATGTCATTGCTGGTTTTATTTACTTAGCTTTACCTGCTGCCTGTCTGACAAAGCTTAGTTTGATAGATTTTGATGGTCCTTATCGGAGTGCTCAATTATATTTTTGTTTAGCAACTATTTTAATGGGAGATACGGGTGCCTATTTTATTGGAACTCGTTTTGGAAAACATAAACTTATACCAAAAGTCTCCCCGAAAAAAAGCGTTGAAGGTTCAATAGGAGGTCTTGTTTTTAGTGGATTGACCGCTTTTCTATTGAACTATTTCTTTCAGCTTCCCTTTCCAGCTTGGTATGCCATTTTAATGGGAATTTGTATGGGTATTGCCGGACAAATAGGGGATTTATTAGAAAGTGCTTTCAAAAGAGCAGGAGGTTTTAAAGACAGTGGAAACTTATTACCTGGTCATGGCGGTTTTCTGGATAGAATTGATTCTTTAATTTTAGGAATACCTGTCGCATTTCTTTTTTTCTCCCTCTATCATTGA
- a CDS encoding thioredoxin domain-containing protein, whose amino-acid sequence MQDSKSSNVKIIGFFIGGIILGALATTGVMLAQKAKKAVDLSANLGKPFVVVDGKTWDSGMLPGDSGMDYYTLQNNIYNAEKNFASQTALRIALANDAGKAVSTTELPKLEELLNIPPVSEQEAKQYYEKIIAQMGAGVFGGQPFDKIKAQLQMQMSQQKASEIVLRKIQELEAGGRIKVLLNPPTSPSVKLNLDGYPSRGNKNANLVFVEVADYLCAHCRESEPIIEKIAKEFADKVKFVHISYPLAPQGLSGALAKGAFCATKQSEKSFWDYHTNAFQVPFSKANPTGNDPTKQFMDEAINVAKQSNLDLKAFTECLNSNEPNEYIQKVQNEFNSSTGFKGTPTFYLNGKILEANPQQLEASIKAAIK is encoded by the coding sequence ATGCAAGATAGCAAATCTAGCAACGTTAAAATAATTGGTTTTTTTATTGGTGGGATTATTTTAGGAGCTTTGGCAACCACTGGGGTTATGCTAGCGCAAAAAGCAAAAAAAGCTGTTGATTTATCTGCAAATTTAGGAAAACCATTTGTTGTTGTTGATGGTAAAACTTGGGATTCAGGAATGTTACCAGGTGATTCAGGAATGGATTATTACACATTGCAAAATAACATTTATAATGCGGAAAAAAACTTCGCTTCCCAAACAGCTCTGCGCATTGCATTAGCAAATGATGCAGGAAAAGCCGTTAGTACTACTGAACTTCCTAAATTAGAAGAATTATTAAATATTCCACCTGTATCAGAACAGGAAGCAAAGCAGTACTATGAAAAAATTATTGCTCAAATGGGTGCAGGCGTGTTTGGTGGCCAACCTTTTGATAAAATAAAAGCTCAACTACAAATGCAAATGTCACAACAAAAAGCTTCGGAAATTGTTTTGCGCAAAATACAAGAGCTGGAAGCTGGTGGAAGAATTAAAGTTTTATTAAATCCTCCAACTTCTCCATCAGTAAAATTAAATTTAGATGGTTATCCTTCCAGAGGAAATAAAAATGCTAATTTAGTTTTTGTTGAGGTAGCGGATTATTTATGTGCACATTGTAGAGAGTCGGAGCCTATCATAGAAAAAATTGCTAAAGAATTCGCTGATAAAGTAAAATTTGTGCATATTTCTTATCCTTTAGCTCCACAAGGATTGAGTGGTGCGTTGGCTAAGGGGGCATTTTGTGCAACTAAACAAAGCGAAAAATCTTTTTGGGATTATCATACAAATGCTTTTCAAGTCCCTTTTTCGAAGGCAAACCCTACTGGCAATGATCCTACAAAACAGTTTATGGATGAAGCTATCAATGTAGCAAAACAATCAAATCTTGACTTGAAAGCATTTACAGAATGCTTAAATTCTAATGAACCTAATGAATATATCCAAAAAGTACAAAATGAATTTAATAGTTCAACTGGTTTTAAAGGGACACCAACTTTCTATTTAAATGGAAAAATCTTAGAAGCCAATCCTCAGCAGTTAGAAGCAAGTATAAAAGCTGCAATAAAATAG
- a CDS encoding response regulator, with amino-acid sequence MSCLKENLILVVDDEPDLREMLVSELQSLEAKTLEAGNGKEGIKIVQSEKIDLIISDIRMPGGNGIELLDETKKINLQKPKFLFITAFSDYTREEIHAHGAEGLVSKPFDLPSLIENLEWLCTDLKEKYLKKPAQPTSSQIKVTANNTSEFLLGRGGALMHTGSKLLEAAEFVDFEIHFPDGTIVSGKGEVLWNGNAQDGENYCAGIEFKYFSPDCLNYAIKLLENCKSIAYVPERTKKVE; translated from the coding sequence ATGAGCTGCTTAAAGGAAAATCTTATCCTTGTAGTGGACGATGAGCCTGATTTAAGAGAAATGCTTGTCTCTGAACTTCAATCTCTAGAAGCAAAAACATTAGAAGCTGGAAATGGGAAAGAAGGTATTAAAATTGTTCAAAGCGAAAAAATTGATCTTATTATTAGTGATATTAGAATGCCTGGAGGAAATGGGATTGAGTTATTGGATGAAACAAAAAAAATAAATTTGCAAAAACCAAAATTTTTGTTCATCACTGCGTTTTCTGATTATACAAGAGAAGAAATTCATGCTCATGGAGCAGAAGGACTCGTTTCTAAACCATTTGATTTACCAAGTTTAATCGAAAATTTAGAATGGCTTTGTACTGATTTAAAAGAAAAATACTTAAAAAAACCAGCTCAACCAACTTCGTCGCAAATAAAAGTAACAGCCAACAATACTAGTGAATTTCTATTGGGTCGAGGTGGTGCTTTGATGCACACAGGGTCAAAATTGTTAGAAGCCGCTGAGTTTGTTGATTTTGAAATTCATTTTCCAGATGGGACTATAGTATCGGGAAAAGGTGAAGTTCTTTGGAATGGGAATGCTCAAGATGGTGAAAACTATTGCGCAGGCATTGAATTTAAGTATTTTTCGCCAGATTGTTTAAATTATGCAATAAAATTATTAGAAAATTGCAAGTCAATTGCCTATGTTCCAGAGAGAACAAAAAAAGTAGAATGA
- a CDS encoding CheR family methyltransferase gives MPKAPQQNNLTFDELISDEAGFNSLSKILLDRTGIFMDPSEKNFSLMSNRLHKVLKKYNCSSYKELISLIEIGSNEVTNEFLEVLTTNTTHFFREKEHFQFLKQNLPKIEENLLKEKRKDIKVWCAASSSGEEPYTILMILNEYFSRSKNISIKIQATDLNTQVLEKAKLGIYKKEISEHISSDLILKYFEESSKIPADSYQVKENYRNMIDFFKFNLKSEVYKFPYKFDLIFCRNVLIYFPQKVVEDTVEKLASCLTKDGYLFIGHSEAMIGNKHKLKSVIPAIYKLNNK, from the coding sequence ATGCCTAAAGCACCTCAACAAAACAATCTTACTTTTGATGAGTTAATTTCAGATGAAGCTGGGTTTAATAGTTTATCAAAAATTCTATTAGACAGAACTGGGATTTTCATGGATCCTAGTGAAAAAAACTTTTCTTTAATGTCAAATAGACTTCATAAAGTTTTAAAAAAATATAATTGTTCTTCTTATAAAGAATTAATAAGTCTTATAGAAATTGGAAGTAATGAAGTAACAAATGAATTTTTGGAAGTTTTAACTACTAACACCACACATTTTTTTAGAGAAAAAGAGCACTTTCAATTTTTAAAACAAAATCTTCCAAAGATTGAAGAAAATTTACTAAAAGAAAAGCGGAAAGATATAAAAGTTTGGTGTGCAGCTTCTAGCAGTGGTGAAGAACCTTATACAATATTAATGATACTTAATGAATATTTCAGTAGATCAAAAAATATTTCTATTAAAATTCAAGCAACAGATTTAAATACACAGGTGCTAGAAAAGGCTAAATTAGGGATATATAAAAAAGAAATTAGTGAACATATTTCCTCAGATCTTATCTTAAAATATTTTGAAGAGTCTAGTAAAATACCTGCGGATTCGTATCAAGTAAAAGAGAATTATAGAAATATGATAGATTTTTTTAAATTTAATTTAAAGAGTGAAGTATATAAATTTCCTTACAAATTTGATTTAATATTTTGTCGAAATGTATTGATATATTTCCCACAAAAAGTAGTGGAAGATACGGTGGAAAAGTTAGCATCTTGTTTGACAAAAGATGGTTATCTTTTTATAGGACATTCCGAGGCGATGATTGGAAATAAACATAAATTAAAATCAGTAATTCCTGCTATATATAAATTAAATAATAAATAA
- a CDS encoding Hsp70 family protein, translating into MNVLQFKKKSKDINNQSVYNVQEIHKIPNSVAAIGIDLGTTNSVVSVYSMGDSQPVTLKYGDSFLVPSMVYYDNKNDKLLVGSEAKAKLESEPIEVIKSTKRTMGKNLTHFYSNEKIFSAEEIASLVLNYLVSHPVLQEQKEKNGGIWAVITVPAHFDDAARLSTIAAAEKVGIKVLRIVNEPTAAALAYSMMPEDKVVEKESLAVFDLGGGTFDVSIVDREGYIFNVLSSDGDIHLGGDDVDEAVAGFLLTKVHPQLLARRAAKDSEMFRNLLVIAENAKKTFMTEGLVDISHPDLDGKGSSISFQMTREDFETLVIPIIQRTLHLTESAMHAAKRNPKYISRILLVGGSTRLALVRKMLSDYFNCIVDARLEPDLAVSWGAALQAAIILGIQPDTILVDVCSHTLGIGVVENTESINENFKQVAKKFGIPYPISEQELHRKLGARIEEFNKELQNLLHVAPILHRNSALPARRSEFFNTIYNNQHAVHVVVVQGDGDTVGENRLIGSFLFELEQPCPKGTRCEIQLTYDVNGMVQVFARQLGTKNEAKAQFDSRTGEVKGWTSIAAEEINPFIKPEDENSDQIAEDIGSHTDLISKQDKNILSFPFGGNKKTPILTESTNVVNALILRTKRYLSQIDSSSIEYMKLKQLLSSYTELLIKSQNGEDNDEELENLEIDLLSLLEGK; encoded by the coding sequence ATGAATGTTTTGCAGTTCAAGAAAAAAAGTAAAGATATAAACAATCAATCAGTTTATAATGTTCAAGAAATTCATAAAATCCCAAATTCAGTTGCAGCTATTGGTATTGATTTAGGAACAACCAATTCAGTAGTTTCTGTTTACTCTATGGGAGATTCACAACCTGTAACTTTAAAATATGGAGATAGTTTTTTAGTTCCATCAATGGTTTATTATGATAATAAAAATGATAAACTGTTAGTGGGTTCTGAGGCTAAAGCAAAATTAGAGTCAGAGCCAATTGAAGTAATCAAAAGTACAAAAAGGACGATGGGGAAAAACTTAACGCATTTTTATTCAAACGAAAAAATATTTTCTGCTGAAGAAATTGCGTCTTTGGTCTTAAATTATTTGGTATCTCATCCTGTATTACAAGAGCAAAAAGAAAAAAATGGGGGCATTTGGGCTGTTATTACTGTACCAGCACATTTCGACGATGCTGCTCGACTTTCAACAATTGCTGCTGCTGAAAAAGTTGGAATAAAAGTATTGCGCATAGTGAATGAACCAACCGCCGCTGCACTCGCATATAGTATGATGCCTGAAGACAAGGTTGTAGAAAAAGAAAGTCTAGCTGTATTTGATTTGGGTGGGGGAACATTTGATGTCAGTATTGTTGATAGGGAAGGGTATATTTTTAATGTATTGAGTAGTGATGGGGATATTCATTTAGGTGGCGATGATGTGGATGAAGCTGTTGCAGGCTTTCTTTTGACAAAAGTGCATCCACAATTACTTGCTCGCAGAGCTGCAAAAGATTCCGAAATGTTTAGAAATTTACTTGTCATTGCTGAAAACGCTAAAAAAACCTTTATGACTGAAGGTCTGGTTGACATTTCCCATCCTGACTTAGATGGAAAAGGATCAAGTATTTCTTTTCAAATGACTAGAGAAGATTTTGAAACTCTAGTTATTCCAATTATCCAAAGAACTTTGCATTTGACAGAAAGTGCTATGCATGCTGCGAAAAGAAATCCTAAATATATTTCAAGAATTTTATTAGTTGGTGGTAGTACACGTTTAGCTTTAGTCAGAAAAATGCTTTCAGATTACTTTAATTGTATCGTCGATGCGAGGTTAGAACCAGATTTAGCTGTGAGTTGGGGAGCAGCATTGCAAGCGGCTATTATTTTAGGAATCCAACCTGATACCATTCTTGTTGATGTCTGCAGTCATACTTTGGGAATTGGTGTTGTTGAAAATACTGAATCTATCAATGAAAATTTTAAACAAGTAGCTAAAAAGTTTGGAATACCTTATCCAATTTCAGAGCAAGAACTACACAGAAAGTTAGGAGCAAGAATCGAAGAATTTAACAAAGAACTGCAAAATTTATTGCATGTTGCACCAATCTTACATCGAAATAGTGCACTTCCTGCAAGAAGGTCTGAGTTTTTTAATACAATTTACAATAATCAACATGCCGTTCATGTCGTCGTAGTTCAGGGGGATGGCGACACAGTTGGAGAAAACAGATTAATTGGATCATTTTTATTTGAATTGGAACAACCTTGTCCAAAAGGAACGCGTTGTGAGATACAACTTACTTATGATGTAAATGGAATGGTACAAGTTTTTGCTAGACAACTTGGTACTAAAAATGAAGCTAAAGCGCAATTTGATAGCAGGACTGGCGAAGTAAAAGGTTGGACCTCAATTGCTGCAGAAGAAATAAATCCATTTATTAAACCAGAAGATGAAAATAGCGATCAAATTGCAGAAGACATTGGTTCGCATACTGATTTAATCTCAAAACAAGATAAAAATATTCTCTCTTTTCCTTTTGGTGGGAATAAAAAAACTCCCATACTAACTGAATCAACAAATGTTGTAAATGCTTTAATACTAAGAACAAAAAGATATCTTTCACAAATAGATTCATCTTCAATTGAATATATGAAATTAAAGCAGTTGCTAAGTAGTTATACAGAACTTCTCATAAAGTCTCAAAATGGTGAAGATAATGATGAGGAACTTGAAAATCTAGAAATAGATCTTCTTTCTTTATTAGAGGGAAAATAA
- a CDS encoding DUF2058 family protein encodes MSLRDQLLKAGLVSKKQAQKVEASNRKQEHDSKKNKQLADTIEAEKKAELEKIEIEKNKQKEIDKELNKQRDLMVQQRELIYRARQILNSNCLNSPNASEPYYFAEDKYVRKVLVTPWQREMLARGKLGIGRPLDEVDEFYIVPLSAAKIIKEISPLRLITLHSELDDSEDIEL; translated from the coding sequence ATGAGCTTAAGGGATCAACTTTTAAAGGCAGGATTGGTTTCCAAAAAACAAGCACAAAAAGTAGAAGCCTCAAACCGCAAACAAGAACATGATTCCAAGAAAAATAAACAACTTGCGGACACTATTGAAGCGGAAAAAAAAGCAGAACTTGAAAAAATTGAAATTGAAAAAAATAAGCAGAAAGAAATTGATAAAGAATTAAATAAACAACGTGATTTAATGGTTCAACAAAGAGAATTGATATACAGAGCAAGACAAATATTAAATAGCAATTGTCTCAATTCGCCTAATGCTTCAGAGCCGTATTATTTTGCGGAAGATAAATATGTACGTAAAGTATTAGTCACGCCTTGGCAACGAGAAATGCTTGCCCGTGGTAAATTAGGAATTGGGCGGCCTCTTGATGAGGTTGATGAATTTTATATCGTACCTCTTTCTGCTGCAAAAATTATTAAAGAAATTTCTCCGCTGAGATTAATTACCTTACACTCAGAGCTTGATGATTCTGAGGATATTGAATTATAG
- a CDS encoding c-type cytochrome, with amino-acid sequence MKAPTKVLLVSFLVTLLVVFIVVYRYDLIKMNKSADKSSETAVNTTSSMLETETATAAPAKGSGASAEQLANGKKFYESATCALCHGATGKADTPSGQAMKATNLAEGKFKNNKANLPPVKYIMEVIEKGVPGTGMASFKAQVPNEKDRKDLAEYVHSLSSKK; translated from the coding sequence ATGAAGGCTCCTACAAAGGTATTACTAGTATCTTTTTTAGTAACTCTGCTTGTCGTATTTATAGTCGTTTATCGTTATGATTTAATTAAAATGAATAAATCAGCTGATAAATCATCTGAAACTGCAGTAAATACAACATCAAGCATGCTTGAAACAGAAACAGCTACTGCAGCACCTGCAAAAGGAAGTGGTGCAAGTGCTGAGCAACTCGCAAATGGTAAAAAGTTTTATGAATCTGCTACTTGTGCGCTTTGTCACGGTGCCACAGGTAAAGCTGATACCCCTTCAGGACAAGCTATGAAAGCGACAAATTTAGCTGAAGGGAAATTCAAAAATAATAAAGCTAACCTACCTCCGGTTAAATATATTATGGAAGTTATAGAAAAGGGAGTACCTGGAACGGGAATGGCTAGTTTTAAAGCTCAAGTTCCTAATGAAAAAGATAGAAAAGATTTAGCGGAATACGTTCATTCCTTATCTTCTAAAAAGTAA
- a CDS encoding GNAT family N-acyltransferase: protein MSEEFENRRDTRRCVYLGEGIKVYIKDLDEVRSIHGEITDISPWGCNIYIADQKLATYPKKGDTIKIFYNTREKKTFTCKGRVAYVISKLIDDIKYLRYGIEIINEYITKPEVANIKYYDIPDIFTPHCWCDDAFFFQEKIIFKVKSLHSNGMVLLTSARNKTLLPNLELQLKVSIPALDEFIVNTKIAQVTNSTKANEKDKYYVHVNFENKNTKFLQVFVEYVLFCGVEVTPKELRENNLPVDIIENSLSHYYAMDKFDLEKVYELRKIGLFEEIPKIISESVVENESSQNDDPYRDKFDEYSRQLICKVGKKAVACLRIIYNHQNQEKTELNEFCESIPDWLSTKKFVEVSRFAWDKDYRESDVFINMIRQVVRIVIESGHTHIVTSSPEPLKPLYTKVGFQALEIPWKEKYSDIKKKETLLFLDAKGILAGEIVIEKFIWNKIYSRVANYLGISMKE, encoded by the coding sequence ATGAGTGAAGAATTTGAAAACCGAAGAGACACACGTAGATGTGTTTATTTGGGAGAAGGAATAAAAGTTTATATAAAAGATTTAGATGAAGTTCGCTCTATTCATGGTGAGATAACAGATATTTCTCCATGGGGTTGCAATATTTATATTGCAGATCAAAAACTTGCTACTTATCCTAAAAAAGGCGACACAATTAAAATATTTTATAACACAAGAGAAAAAAAGACTTTTACCTGTAAAGGAAGAGTTGCATATGTAATCTCAAAATTAATTGATGACATAAAATATTTACGTTATGGAATTGAAATTATAAATGAATACATAACAAAACCAGAAGTTGCAAATATAAAATATTATGATATTCCAGATATTTTTACACCACATTGCTGGTGTGATGATGCATTTTTTTTTCAAGAAAAAATTATTTTTAAAGTAAAAAGTTTGCACTCTAATGGAATGGTTTTATTAACATCAGCTAGAAACAAAACTCTCCTACCAAATTTAGAATTACAATTAAAAGTAAGCATACCTGCGTTAGATGAATTTATAGTGAATACTAAAATTGCTCAGGTAACTAATTCAACAAAAGCAAATGAAAAAGATAAATACTATGTTCATGTTAATTTTGAAAATAAAAATACAAAATTTCTCCAAGTTTTTGTTGAATATGTTTTATTTTGTGGAGTTGAAGTAACACCTAAAGAACTAAGAGAAAATAACTTGCCTGTAGATATCATTGAAAATAGTTTATCACATTACTATGCAATGGATAAATTTGATTTAGAAAAAGTTTATGAATTAAGAAAAATTGGTTTATTTGAAGAAATTCCTAAAATAATATCAGAAAGCGTAGTGGAAAATGAAAGTAGTCAGAATGATGATCCGTACAGAGATAAATTTGATGAATACTCTAGACAATTAATTTGCAAAGTTGGAAAAAAAGCTGTTGCGTGTTTGAGAATCATTTATAATCATCAAAATCAAGAGAAAACGGAATTAAACGAATTTTGTGAAAGTATACCCGATTGGTTATCTACAAAAAAATTTGTTGAAGTGTCACGCTTTGCTTGGGATAAAGATTATCGAGAAAGTGATGTTTTTATAAATATGATTAGACAAGTTGTAAGAATAGTTATTGAATCTGGTCATACACATATCGTAACAAGTTCACCTGAGCCTTTAAAGCCACTTTATACAAAAGTAGGTTTTCAAGCACTAGAAATTCCTTGGAAAGAAAAATACTCTGACATAAAAAAGAAAGAAACACTTTTATTTCTTGATGCTAAAGGAATTCTAGCAGGTGAAATAGTTATAGAAAAATTTATTTGGAATAAAATATACTCTAGAGTTGCAAATTATTTAGGAATATCAATGAAGGAATAA